aaacacctgaaaaaagaagaaaagaaaatggtatagTGTACATCTGTGAGAGCTGTGTTGCAAGAACTGGCCTCAAGTACTTTTTTTCCTCTTCGTCCTTTAGGATGGGGAAGATGAAGCAAGTGATGGACACAAGGACCAAGATAATGATGAAAGCGATGACAGCTCTGACTAGATCCCAGGACACAACCGCCCTTCCTCGTCTCCGGCAGCCTCTTACCCTTTCCTCTTTGGGGTGTGAGGTCTGCTCTCTGCTTTTCAACCAAAGCTTCCCGTTTCTCTTCAAGAAGGGGTTTTTATTTAACTAACCAGTGGATTTCACAGATTGTCCAATATCCAGGTCCTGGCTCAGGTTTCCAATGTAGCATCCGCCAGTGGTTTGGATAAATATGGCCATGCTGCTTCTGCAGAGTGAGTGCTCTGGCTAGCCTTTGGGGGCTAGTTTTGATActgacttattttaaaatttaggaaataaattcttttctgagTTTTGCCCTGAGGCAAGACCTTCCTCCTCACTTTAGATGTGTCTCGTTATTCAAGTTTGTGCAATCATATCGGTGCAAACACTTAAAAGTATTGTTTTCTTCTGGGAGAAATGACTTGAGCTTTGTGTCAGGGACCAGAAAGTCAGAAAGAACATAGTAACTACCTTTGaactgggtttttattttgttttgtgacagggtctctctgtagccctggctggctatTGTAGTATTTGTTCTGTTGGCCAGGAGGGTCTTGAAcgctacttaattttttttctttctttttttttttttcttcgagacagggtttctctgtgtagctttgtgcctgtcctggaaatcgctttgtagcccaggctggcctcgaacttacagagatcccctgcctctgcctcctgagtgctgggattaaaggcgtgtgccaccacctcccggcatagacaaggtttctgtgtaatagccctagctgtcgtcctggatctcgctctatagaccaggctggcctcgaactcacagagatccgcctgcctctgcctcctgagtgctgggattaacgcatgtaccaccactgcctggctacttttgaatttttaactttgtgtataggggggaggggcacatgtgtgctgtgggtgCACAGAGGACAACTGTTGAGCGGGTTCTCCCTCCGCctcgtgggttccagggatcagaaTTCCAGACCCTTTACCTGCTATAGCACCCTCACCAGCTTGCTTTGAATTTTTGGCTATTagtataaaacaaaggaaaaaaggcatCATTAAACACCTGCTGGCAtcgtatgtatatatagtatttcTTTCCCACATTATTCTGATTATGCCTAGAATCTAGTTGTAAGAATCCATACAAAATAATTATAGTTTATTAGAAACAGAACATCGGAAGCTAAAACAGGGGATTCTCCATCTTCTGccagaaacccagtctcaagGCTGCTGTCCAGCTCTTCTTGCCGTGCTAGTAAGATTATTTAATATTTGTTACTATTTTTACCCATACTGGTATTAAAGTTGTCTTGTTGTTGACATTTATTTGAAGAGGGAAAGCTGTTTTCAAGTTAATCTTTAACCCATATGCGGATTTTTGACCCCTTCTTCCTCTGGTACCCAGACATCCACACATGTCTTTTCTTGGCATCCCTTTTCTTTGCCAGTTCTATGGCTGTCTTTGGCATTGAGTGTGTTCACACTAGGCTGGCTTTTTTGTATGGTAGCTTGGTCACTATgacatctgtgtgtgggtattaGGCTGACTGAATGGCCATTCAGCTGTGCAGTGGAGATGTTCTTCCTTGCTCAGTGTCATTGGTTGGTCctgtttctgaagagaaagggaggaggaaaactTGTCCCAGCTTGACTGAGAGGCAAAACAGCTGGCATGACGACACGGTGTAAGCTTTGGGTACATACCAGAGAGCATGGTATGGGGCATGGGTCAGATGGAGACCCTCTACTTGGAGTGCTGCAGGGCAAAGGTGCACTTCTTGTACGTCGAGTAGAGCAGGAGGATTGAGCGGAGCATCTGTTTGCACATAGTCACTGTCATCTGGATCTGAGGCTCCTTGAGTCCAGTGGGCCACTGGTGTTCCCTGCTGATAATTTTGCAGAAGGCTGACTTGTCTGAAACTCTGAAGGTTCCAGTCCACTTGGGTGGCTGGGCTGTGATGACCCTACCGAAAACAGAATCTACTCCCTTGAGACGGACTGGCTGGGGCTTCCTCACAAGTCCTTTCTTGTTAGTCACTGCTCGGAGCTCTGAGGTGTGACGGGGTAACCTGGGGctctctccaggtgccacaaGTGGGCTGTCTAGGACAAGAGTGACTTCTTGAAAGCACAACTGTACCTCAAGGTCAGAAGGGGTGTGTGGGAAGCAAGGAGAGGCCCTAAAAGGGTGTTTGGAGCAAGGAGTAGGTGTTGTGTGCCGCAGCCATTGGAAGCTCTCATCCAGTGGGGTCCATGGTGACCAGAGCTGGTATCCTGCCATTGACAGTCCTAAAGGAAAGGAATCAGACATGGAATTTCCCTGCTGTGCTTTTTGGAAGGGGAGAGGCATGGCTGTTCAAATTCATATCGTCTCATTACTGACTTAAAACTGAATGGTCCCCACTGAACAGATGTCAGTACATGGCAGGGATCAATAGATCTGTAAAGGCCACTGCTGCACACACTAAAACGTCCCCTGTAAGAAAGTTCACCCTTGCTACAGATGACGTGGATTTGTCTGAAATGCAGTATCTCAGTCAATGCCTCTGGTGGGCACAAGCAGCTGGACTTCATGATGAGACATTATTTGATGGGAAGAAACTCAGCCCGTGTCTTACAAGTATTTGTACTTGGTATAACCCTTAAACTAGCAGTTTTAACCTCATTATGGATTTGGTAGAAATGCAAGCTCTTGGGGCCCCATCTCAGACCTACTTAATTAGCAATGTGGGATGGGgcatgtttacatgtatgtaaacCCTTCAAAGAGTCTGTTGAACCTTACAGTTTACAGATGACTTACAGTGTGGCTTCTAAGAACCTCCAGTTTTCACTCTTCCTTATGGAGACATCCAAGAAAAACAGTCCCTGacttggtggctcatgccttacTGTGATCTTAATGCTTGGAAGGTCGAGGTGGGGAGGTCATCACGAGTTGAGGCCAGActgtttacacagtgagttccaggctagccagagctacatacatAGTCAGGGGGaaagtactggagagatggctcaccagttcaGAGTACTTGCTACTTGTTCAGGGGACCTGAGTGTGGTTCTTAGCTCCCATGTCAGGCGTCTTACAGCtctctgtaactgcagctccaggggatccaacaggaGGATCTTCTGTTTTCTATCAGTACCTGAACATACagctgtaaacataataaatctttCCCAAAAAAATCCCATcacttcagaaggcagaggcaggtgatctctgaactcaaggacagcctggtctacatagtgattccaagacagctggggctacataagcagaccctgtcttcaaaaaaaattttttaaataaaaaaataaaagacaacaacagcagaaaaacccaaccccaaaacaaaaatattgctgGGACAGTCTCCTCTTGGCCCTAAAAGCACGCTGATCAAGAGAACATTACAGAGCACTGGGTGGTTTATACAGCACCTTGGAAGAGGTACATTCTGTGAAGGAGAGTTTTCAAGGGCCAGCCTTTAAAATTTGTTCATTCCCCTCCCCCATACATATGGGTACATATATTTTCATGTGTAAGATACTGGATAATACCTTGAATACCACAAGAGGAAGTGCTGGGAGGATATTAACTCAAAATTTACTCCAAATAGAATTTTGATTTTCTGTCATTCTACTTGCAATTGACAGTGCCTCCTGGAGGCACCTTCTCTTTAGCACCTTCCTCTTCTGTGAAGGGTCATTCCAgatcccttttctgtctaaacccTGTGTGCTGACCCATTGCATCACTGGGTCCTGCAGGTAGGTCCCTTTTTTTTCAGCCAAGTCAAAATTTTTGTCCCTCTTCTGCCACAAAAGACAACGACATGTCTTGTCCAGTGGTTACCATCCCCAAAAGGTTGACACTTTCCCAGTTCATTAAACATAAATcaagggttgggatttagctcagtggtagagcgcttgcctagcaagcacaaggcctgggttcggtcctcagctcaaaaacaaaacaaaaacaaaaaacaaaacaaaacaaaacaaaaaaaaccaaacccataAATCAaatgctggcagtggtggcgcacgcctttaattccagcactcgggaggcagaggcaggtggatctctgagtttgaagccagcctggtctacagagcgagttccaggacagctaaggctgttacat
This genomic stretch from Onychomys torridus unplaced genomic scaffold, mOncTor1.1, whole genome shotgun sequence harbors:
- the LOC118575471 gene encoding FANCD2 opposite strand protein, whose protein sequence is MAGYQLWSPWTPLDESFQWLRHTTPTPCSKHPFRASPCFPHTPSDLEVQLCFQEVTLVLDSPLVAPGESPRLPRHTSELRAVTNKKGLVRKPQPVRLKGVDSVFGRVITAQPPKWTGTFRVSDKSAFCKIISREHQWPTGLKEPQIQMTVTMCKQMLRSILLLYSTYKKCTFALQHSK